The Helianthus annuus cultivar XRQ/B chromosome 16, HanXRQr2.0-SUNRISE, whole genome shotgun sequence genome includes a window with the following:
- the LOC110917364 gene encoding uncharacterized protein LOC110917364 isoform X1, which yields MQDYPSNSHDAQGNVYMEARPARIQENKKRLRELGVKNVVDSMTSLVDSNKMKKKTVKRNTRAGDVDYIPNPDPGDDSEEDNQQVGRSIVESKKRHHSQYIPPMSMSRAANLTKLGRVLAPNVSQKVPSTSNATKPNKEGAKRRMILVDEDDDEDVEIFQEGNKVDKEVDGVDEDDEHGDMADHNFSSEDENNDQEQLHGPEKDKATGNVYMEARLARIQENQKRLRELGVKNVVDSMTSLVDSNKMKKKPVKRNTRAGDVDYIPDPGEDSGDDCEEDNQQVGRSIVVPKKRHHSQYIPPMSMSRTANLTKLRRVLAPNVSQKVLSTSNATKPNKEVAKRRMIDDEDEEIFQEGNKVDMEVDGADEDDEHGIMADPNYSEDENNNQEQLHGPGKDKATGAPKKVGGHTQKAEIWKMNTTERIDVTFNDHGQPVGEEGKELVQYLGTLVRMADHVSIEYSDWRKVPMKNKEDMYSLVKSKFAIHPVETSEIKEWIFQNMGKKWRTWKGVLKSRGYDPSLTIDEIVTQQTNNDNRVNPTQFKELVTRWFTPKFQTTCAAKRLSRSKMKEPHVTGTKSFARLAHEVATKNDGVYPTRGEMYITTRTRKDGSFVDDKAANVVASLKAIASDSASKPIDPHDFTNDEYSKVKGPEKRGYVRLVGRMPATKSKGDSSTNSHTIHQLQSVVNVMMNIIQERIPDANLPTVLSNMNIQVPRVGSSAPSNSLPSNELSSSRSDDIDDRAENM from the exons ATGCAAGATTATCCATCAAATTCTCATGATGCACAAG GTAATGTGTACATGGAAGCTAGACCAGCGAGGATTCAGGAGAACAAAAAAAGACTACGAGAATTAGGAGTTAAAAACGTTGTGGACTCTATGACAAGTTTGGTAGACAGTaacaaaatgaagaaaaaaacagTGAAAAGGAACACTCGTGCGGGGGATGTAGATTATATTCCAAATCCAGATCCAGGTGATGATTCTGAGGAAGATAACCAACAAGTTGGTAGAAGTATTGTAGAATCCAAAAAG CGACACCATTCACAATATATTCCACCAATGTCCATGAGTAGAGCTGCTAATCTAACGAAACTAGGTCGGGTGCTTGCTCCAAATGTCTCCCAAAAGGTTCCGTCTACTTCAAATGCAACAAAACCAAATAAAGAAGGAGCAAAGAGAAGGATGATTCttgttgatgaggatgatgatgaggacGTGGAAATATTccaag AAGGTAATAAAGTGGATAAGGAAGTAGATGgtgttgatgaagatgatgagcaTGGAGACATGGCAGATCATAACTTTTCTTCTGAAGATGAAAACAATGATCAAGAACAATTGCATGGCCCTGAAAAAGATAAAGCAACAG GTAATGTGTACATGGAAGCTAGACTAGCGAGGATTCAGGAGAACCAAAAAAGACTACGAGAATTAGGAGTTAAAAACGTTGTGGACTCTATGACAAGTTTGGTAGACAGTAACAAAATGAAGAAAAAACCAGTGAAACGGAACACTCGTGCGGGGGATGTAGATTATATTCCAGATCCAGGTGAAGATTCAGGTGATGATTGTGAGGAAGATAACCAACAAGTTGGTAGAAGTATTGTAGTACCCAAAAAG CGACACCATTCACAATATATTCCACCAATGTCCATGAGTAGAACTGCTAATCTAACGAAACTACGTCGGGTGCTTGCTCCAAATGTCTCCCAAAAGGTTCTGTCTACTTCAAATGCAACAAAACCGAATAAAGAAGTAGCAAAGAGAAGGATGATTGATGACGAGGACGAGGAAATATttcaag AAGGTAATAAAGTGGATATGGAAGTAGATGGtgctgatgaagatgatgagcaTGGAATCATGGCAGATCCCAACTATTCTGAAGATGAAAACAATAATCAAGAACAATTGCATGGCCCTGGAAAAGATAAAGCAACAG GTGCTCCCAAAAAGGTTGGAGGTCATACCCAAAAGGCCGAAATATGGAAAATGAATACTACTGAAAGAATAGATGTCACATTTAACGACCATGGACAACCAGTGGGGGAAGAAGGCAAAGAACTTGTTCAGTATCTTGGGACACTTGTGAGGATGGCTGATCATGTATCAATTGAGTATTCTGACTGGAGAAAAGTTCCTATGAAAAATAAAGAGGATATGTATTCGCTTGTTAAG TCCAAATTTGCTATTCATCCAGTTGAAACAAGTGAGATTAAAGAATGGATATTCCAAAACATGGGGAAAAAATGGAGAACGTGGAAAGGTGTATTAAAGTCACGTGGATATGATCCAAGCCTTACTATTGACGAAATTGTGACGCAACAAACTAATAATGACAATAGAGTGAATCCAACGCAATTTAAAGAACTTGTTACTCGTTGGTTCACTCCGAAATTTCAG ACTACATGCGCTGCAAAAAGATTGAGTCGCTCAAAGATGAAGGAGCCTCATGTAACCGGGACAAAGTCGTTTGCTAGACTTGCTCATGAAGTG GCAACGAAGAATGATGGTGTATACCCGACCCGAGGAGAAATGTATATAACAACTCGCACTCGTAAAGATGGAAGTTTTGTTGATGATAAAGCAGCTAATGTTGTG GCTTCACTAAAAGCTATTGCAAGTGACTCTGCAAGCAAACCTATAGATCCGCATGATTTTACAAATGATGAATACTCAAAAGTTAAAGGCCCGGAGAAAAGAGGGTATGTTCGATTAGTTGGAAGAATGCCAGCCACAAAAAGTAAAGGTGATTCTTCGACTAATTCACATACTATTCATCAGCTTCAGAGTGTTGTGAACGTTATGATGAACATTATCCAAGAACGTATCCCCGATGCAAACTTGCCTACAGTTCTTAGCAATATGAACATACAG GTCCCCCGCGTCGGTTCTTCGGCTCCTAGCAACTCTTTACCTAGTAACGAATTATCATCTTCAAGAAGTGACGATATTGATGACAGAGCTGAAAACATGTGA
- the LOC110917364 gene encoding uncharacterized protein LOC110917364 isoform X5, whose amino-acid sequence MQDYPSNSHDAQGNVYMEARPARIQENKKRLRELGVKNVVDSMTSLVDSNKMKKKTVKRNTRAGDVDYIPNPDPGDDSEEDNQQVGRSIVESKKRHHSQYIPPMSMSRAANLTKLGRVLAPNVSQKVPSTSNATKPNKEGAKRRMILVDEDDDEDVEIFQEGNKVDKEVDGVDEDDEHGDMADHNFSSEDENNDQEQLHGPEKDKATGNVYMEARLARIQENQKRLRELGVKNVVDSMTSLVDSNKMKKKPVKRNTRAGDVDYIPDPGEDSGDDCEEDNQQVGRSIVVPKKVLSTSNATKPNKEVAKRRMIDDEDEEIFQEGNKVDMEVDGADEDDEHGIMADPNYSEDENNNQEQLHGPGKDKATGAPKKVGGHTQKAEIWKMNTTERIDVTFNDHGQPVGEEGKELVQYLGTLVRMADHVSIEYSDWRKVPMKNKEDMYSLVKSKFAIHPVETSEIKEWIFQNMGKKWRTWKGVLKSRGYDPSLTIDEIVTQQTNNDNRVNPTQFKELVTRWFTPKFQTTCAAKRLSRSKMKEPHVTGTKSFARLAHEVATKNDGVYPTRGEMYITTRTRKDGSFVDDKAANVVASLKAIASDSASKPIDPHDFTNDEYSKVKGPEKRGYVRLVGRMPATKSKGDSSTNSHTIHQLQSVVNVMMNIIQERIPDANLPTVLSNMNIQVPRVGSSAPSNSLPSNELSSSRSDDIDDRAENM is encoded by the exons ATGCAAGATTATCCATCAAATTCTCATGATGCACAAG GTAATGTGTACATGGAAGCTAGACCAGCGAGGATTCAGGAGAACAAAAAAAGACTACGAGAATTAGGAGTTAAAAACGTTGTGGACTCTATGACAAGTTTGGTAGACAGTaacaaaatgaagaaaaaaacagTGAAAAGGAACACTCGTGCGGGGGATGTAGATTATATTCCAAATCCAGATCCAGGTGATGATTCTGAGGAAGATAACCAACAAGTTGGTAGAAGTATTGTAGAATCCAAAAAG CGACACCATTCACAATATATTCCACCAATGTCCATGAGTAGAGCTGCTAATCTAACGAAACTAGGTCGGGTGCTTGCTCCAAATGTCTCCCAAAAGGTTCCGTCTACTTCAAATGCAACAAAACCAAATAAAGAAGGAGCAAAGAGAAGGATGATTCttgttgatgaggatgatgatgaggacGTGGAAATATTccaag AAGGTAATAAAGTGGATAAGGAAGTAGATGgtgttgatgaagatgatgagcaTGGAGACATGGCAGATCATAACTTTTCTTCTGAAGATGAAAACAATGATCAAGAACAATTGCATGGCCCTGAAAAAGATAAAGCAACAG GTAATGTGTACATGGAAGCTAGACTAGCGAGGATTCAGGAGAACCAAAAAAGACTACGAGAATTAGGAGTTAAAAACGTTGTGGACTCTATGACAAGTTTGGTAGACAGTAACAAAATGAAGAAAAAACCAGTGAAACGGAACACTCGTGCGGGGGATGTAGATTATATTCCAGATCCAGGTGAAGATTCAGGTGATGATTGTGAGGAAGATAACCAACAAGTTGGTAGAAGTATTGTAGTACCCAAAAAG GTTCTGTCTACTTCAAATGCAACAAAACCGAATAAAGAAGTAGCAAAGAGAAGGATGATTGATGACGAGGACGAGGAAATATttcaag AAGGTAATAAAGTGGATATGGAAGTAGATGGtgctgatgaagatgatgagcaTGGAATCATGGCAGATCCCAACTATTCTGAAGATGAAAACAATAATCAAGAACAATTGCATGGCCCTGGAAAAGATAAAGCAACAG GTGCTCCCAAAAAGGTTGGAGGTCATACCCAAAAGGCCGAAATATGGAAAATGAATACTACTGAAAGAATAGATGTCACATTTAACGACCATGGACAACCAGTGGGGGAAGAAGGCAAAGAACTTGTTCAGTATCTTGGGACACTTGTGAGGATGGCTGATCATGTATCAATTGAGTATTCTGACTGGAGAAAAGTTCCTATGAAAAATAAAGAGGATATGTATTCGCTTGTTAAG TCCAAATTTGCTATTCATCCAGTTGAAACAAGTGAGATTAAAGAATGGATATTCCAAAACATGGGGAAAAAATGGAGAACGTGGAAAGGTGTATTAAAGTCACGTGGATATGATCCAAGCCTTACTATTGACGAAATTGTGACGCAACAAACTAATAATGACAATAGAGTGAATCCAACGCAATTTAAAGAACTTGTTACTCGTTGGTTCACTCCGAAATTTCAG ACTACATGCGCTGCAAAAAGATTGAGTCGCTCAAAGATGAAGGAGCCTCATGTAACCGGGACAAAGTCGTTTGCTAGACTTGCTCATGAAGTG GCAACGAAGAATGATGGTGTATACCCGACCCGAGGAGAAATGTATATAACAACTCGCACTCGTAAAGATGGAAGTTTTGTTGATGATAAAGCAGCTAATGTTGTG GCTTCACTAAAAGCTATTGCAAGTGACTCTGCAAGCAAACCTATAGATCCGCATGATTTTACAAATGATGAATACTCAAAAGTTAAAGGCCCGGAGAAAAGAGGGTATGTTCGATTAGTTGGAAGAATGCCAGCCACAAAAAGTAAAGGTGATTCTTCGACTAATTCACATACTATTCATCAGCTTCAGAGTGTTGTGAACGTTATGATGAACATTATCCAAGAACGTATCCCCGATGCAAACTTGCCTACAGTTCTTAGCAATATGAACATACAG GTCCCCCGCGTCGGTTCTTCGGCTCCTAGCAACTCTTTACCTAGTAACGAATTATCATCTTCAAGAAGTGACGATATTGATGACAGAGCTGAAAACATGTGA
- the LOC110917364 gene encoding uncharacterized protein LOC110917364 isoform X2 — protein sequence MQDYPSNSHDAQGNVYMEARPARIQENKKRLRELGVKNVVDSMTSLVDSNKMKKKTVKRNTRAGDVDYIPNPDPGDDSEEDNQQVGRSIVESKKRHHSQYIPPMSMSRAANLTKLGRVLAPNVSQKVPSTSNATKPNKEGAKRRMILVDEDDDEDVEIFQEGNKVDKEVDGVDEDDEHGDMADHNFSSEDENNDQEQLHGPEKDKATGNVYMEARLARIQENQKRLRELGVKNVVDSMTSLVDSNKMKKKPVKRNTRAGDVDYIPDPGEDSGDDCEEDNQQVGRSIVVPKKRHHSQYIPPMSMSRTANLTKLRRVLAPNVSQKVLSTSNATKPNKEVAKRRMIDDEDEEIFQGNKVDMEVDGADEDDEHGIMADPNYSEDENNNQEQLHGPGKDKATGAPKKVGGHTQKAEIWKMNTTERIDVTFNDHGQPVGEEGKELVQYLGTLVRMADHVSIEYSDWRKVPMKNKEDMYSLVKSKFAIHPVETSEIKEWIFQNMGKKWRTWKGVLKSRGYDPSLTIDEIVTQQTNNDNRVNPTQFKELVTRWFTPKFQTTCAAKRLSRSKMKEPHVTGTKSFARLAHEVATKNDGVYPTRGEMYITTRTRKDGSFVDDKAANVVASLKAIASDSASKPIDPHDFTNDEYSKVKGPEKRGYVRLVGRMPATKSKGDSSTNSHTIHQLQSVVNVMMNIIQERIPDANLPTVLSNMNIQVPRVGSSAPSNSLPSNELSSSRSDDIDDRAENM from the exons ATGCAAGATTATCCATCAAATTCTCATGATGCACAAG GTAATGTGTACATGGAAGCTAGACCAGCGAGGATTCAGGAGAACAAAAAAAGACTACGAGAATTAGGAGTTAAAAACGTTGTGGACTCTATGACAAGTTTGGTAGACAGTaacaaaatgaagaaaaaaacagTGAAAAGGAACACTCGTGCGGGGGATGTAGATTATATTCCAAATCCAGATCCAGGTGATGATTCTGAGGAAGATAACCAACAAGTTGGTAGAAGTATTGTAGAATCCAAAAAG CGACACCATTCACAATATATTCCACCAATGTCCATGAGTAGAGCTGCTAATCTAACGAAACTAGGTCGGGTGCTTGCTCCAAATGTCTCCCAAAAGGTTCCGTCTACTTCAAATGCAACAAAACCAAATAAAGAAGGAGCAAAGAGAAGGATGATTCttgttgatgaggatgatgatgaggacGTGGAAATATTccaag AAGGTAATAAAGTGGATAAGGAAGTAGATGgtgttgatgaagatgatgagcaTGGAGACATGGCAGATCATAACTTTTCTTCTGAAGATGAAAACAATGATCAAGAACAATTGCATGGCCCTGAAAAAGATAAAGCAACAG GTAATGTGTACATGGAAGCTAGACTAGCGAGGATTCAGGAGAACCAAAAAAGACTACGAGAATTAGGAGTTAAAAACGTTGTGGACTCTATGACAAGTTTGGTAGACAGTAACAAAATGAAGAAAAAACCAGTGAAACGGAACACTCGTGCGGGGGATGTAGATTATATTCCAGATCCAGGTGAAGATTCAGGTGATGATTGTGAGGAAGATAACCAACAAGTTGGTAGAAGTATTGTAGTACCCAAAAAG CGACACCATTCACAATATATTCCACCAATGTCCATGAGTAGAACTGCTAATCTAACGAAACTACGTCGGGTGCTTGCTCCAAATGTCTCCCAAAAGGTTCTGTCTACTTCAAATGCAACAAAACCGAATAAAGAAGTAGCAAAGAGAAGGATGATTGATGACGAGGACGAGGAAATATttcaag GTAATAAAGTGGATATGGAAGTAGATGGtgctgatgaagatgatgagcaTGGAATCATGGCAGATCCCAACTATTCTGAAGATGAAAACAATAATCAAGAACAATTGCATGGCCCTGGAAAAGATAAAGCAACAG GTGCTCCCAAAAAGGTTGGAGGTCATACCCAAAAGGCCGAAATATGGAAAATGAATACTACTGAAAGAATAGATGTCACATTTAACGACCATGGACAACCAGTGGGGGAAGAAGGCAAAGAACTTGTTCAGTATCTTGGGACACTTGTGAGGATGGCTGATCATGTATCAATTGAGTATTCTGACTGGAGAAAAGTTCCTATGAAAAATAAAGAGGATATGTATTCGCTTGTTAAG TCCAAATTTGCTATTCATCCAGTTGAAACAAGTGAGATTAAAGAATGGATATTCCAAAACATGGGGAAAAAATGGAGAACGTGGAAAGGTGTATTAAAGTCACGTGGATATGATCCAAGCCTTACTATTGACGAAATTGTGACGCAACAAACTAATAATGACAATAGAGTGAATCCAACGCAATTTAAAGAACTTGTTACTCGTTGGTTCACTCCGAAATTTCAG ACTACATGCGCTGCAAAAAGATTGAGTCGCTCAAAGATGAAGGAGCCTCATGTAACCGGGACAAAGTCGTTTGCTAGACTTGCTCATGAAGTG GCAACGAAGAATGATGGTGTATACCCGACCCGAGGAGAAATGTATATAACAACTCGCACTCGTAAAGATGGAAGTTTTGTTGATGATAAAGCAGCTAATGTTGTG GCTTCACTAAAAGCTATTGCAAGTGACTCTGCAAGCAAACCTATAGATCCGCATGATTTTACAAATGATGAATACTCAAAAGTTAAAGGCCCGGAGAAAAGAGGGTATGTTCGATTAGTTGGAAGAATGCCAGCCACAAAAAGTAAAGGTGATTCTTCGACTAATTCACATACTATTCATCAGCTTCAGAGTGTTGTGAACGTTATGATGAACATTATCCAAGAACGTATCCCCGATGCAAACTTGCCTACAGTTCTTAGCAATATGAACATACAG GTCCCCCGCGTCGGTTCTTCGGCTCCTAGCAACTCTTTACCTAGTAACGAATTATCATCTTCAAGAAGTGACGATATTGATGACAGAGCTGAAAACATGTGA
- the LOC110917364 gene encoding uncharacterized protein LOC110917364 isoform X4 gives MQDYPSNSHDAQARPARIQENKKRLRELGVKNVVDSMTSLVDSNKMKKKTVKRNTRAGDVDYIPNPDPGDDSEEDNQQVGRSIVESKKRHHSQYIPPMSMSRAANLTKLGRVLAPNVSQKVPSTSNATKPNKEGAKRRMILVDEDDDEDVEIFQEGNKVDKEVDGVDEDDEHGDMADHNFSSEDENNDQEQLHGPEKDKATGNVYMEARLARIQENQKRLRELGVKNVVDSMTSLVDSNKMKKKPVKRNTRAGDVDYIPDPGEDSGDDCEEDNQQVGRSIVVPKKRHHSQYIPPMSMSRTANLTKLRRVLAPNVSQKVLSTSNATKPNKEVAKRRMIDDEDEEIFQEGNKVDMEVDGADEDDEHGIMADPNYSEDENNNQEQLHGPGKDKATGAPKKVGGHTQKAEIWKMNTTERIDVTFNDHGQPVGEEGKELVQYLGTLVRMADHVSIEYSDWRKVPMKNKEDMYSLVKSKFAIHPVETSEIKEWIFQNMGKKWRTWKGVLKSRGYDPSLTIDEIVTQQTNNDNRVNPTQFKELVTRWFTPKFQTTCAAKRLSRSKMKEPHVTGTKSFARLAHEVATKNDGVYPTRGEMYITTRTRKDGSFVDDKAANVVASLKAIASDSASKPIDPHDFTNDEYSKVKGPEKRGYVRLVGRMPATKSKGDSSTNSHTIHQLQSVVNVMMNIIQERIPDANLPTVLSNMNIQVPRVGSSAPSNSLPSNELSSSRSDDIDDRAENM, from the exons ATGCAAGATTATCCATCAAATTCTCATGATGCACAAG CTAGACCAGCGAGGATTCAGGAGAACAAAAAAAGACTACGAGAATTAGGAGTTAAAAACGTTGTGGACTCTATGACAAGTTTGGTAGACAGTaacaaaatgaagaaaaaaacagTGAAAAGGAACACTCGTGCGGGGGATGTAGATTATATTCCAAATCCAGATCCAGGTGATGATTCTGAGGAAGATAACCAACAAGTTGGTAGAAGTATTGTAGAATCCAAAAAG CGACACCATTCACAATATATTCCACCAATGTCCATGAGTAGAGCTGCTAATCTAACGAAACTAGGTCGGGTGCTTGCTCCAAATGTCTCCCAAAAGGTTCCGTCTACTTCAAATGCAACAAAACCAAATAAAGAAGGAGCAAAGAGAAGGATGATTCttgttgatgaggatgatgatgaggacGTGGAAATATTccaag AAGGTAATAAAGTGGATAAGGAAGTAGATGgtgttgatgaagatgatgagcaTGGAGACATGGCAGATCATAACTTTTCTTCTGAAGATGAAAACAATGATCAAGAACAATTGCATGGCCCTGAAAAAGATAAAGCAACAG GTAATGTGTACATGGAAGCTAGACTAGCGAGGATTCAGGAGAACCAAAAAAGACTACGAGAATTAGGAGTTAAAAACGTTGTGGACTCTATGACAAGTTTGGTAGACAGTAACAAAATGAAGAAAAAACCAGTGAAACGGAACACTCGTGCGGGGGATGTAGATTATATTCCAGATCCAGGTGAAGATTCAGGTGATGATTGTGAGGAAGATAACCAACAAGTTGGTAGAAGTATTGTAGTACCCAAAAAG CGACACCATTCACAATATATTCCACCAATGTCCATGAGTAGAACTGCTAATCTAACGAAACTACGTCGGGTGCTTGCTCCAAATGTCTCCCAAAAGGTTCTGTCTACTTCAAATGCAACAAAACCGAATAAAGAAGTAGCAAAGAGAAGGATGATTGATGACGAGGACGAGGAAATATttcaag AAGGTAATAAAGTGGATATGGAAGTAGATGGtgctgatgaagatgatgagcaTGGAATCATGGCAGATCCCAACTATTCTGAAGATGAAAACAATAATCAAGAACAATTGCATGGCCCTGGAAAAGATAAAGCAACAG GTGCTCCCAAAAAGGTTGGAGGTCATACCCAAAAGGCCGAAATATGGAAAATGAATACTACTGAAAGAATAGATGTCACATTTAACGACCATGGACAACCAGTGGGGGAAGAAGGCAAAGAACTTGTTCAGTATCTTGGGACACTTGTGAGGATGGCTGATCATGTATCAATTGAGTATTCTGACTGGAGAAAAGTTCCTATGAAAAATAAAGAGGATATGTATTCGCTTGTTAAG TCCAAATTTGCTATTCATCCAGTTGAAACAAGTGAGATTAAAGAATGGATATTCCAAAACATGGGGAAAAAATGGAGAACGTGGAAAGGTGTATTAAAGTCACGTGGATATGATCCAAGCCTTACTATTGACGAAATTGTGACGCAACAAACTAATAATGACAATAGAGTGAATCCAACGCAATTTAAAGAACTTGTTACTCGTTGGTTCACTCCGAAATTTCAG ACTACATGCGCTGCAAAAAGATTGAGTCGCTCAAAGATGAAGGAGCCTCATGTAACCGGGACAAAGTCGTTTGCTAGACTTGCTCATGAAGTG GCAACGAAGAATGATGGTGTATACCCGACCCGAGGAGAAATGTATATAACAACTCGCACTCGTAAAGATGGAAGTTTTGTTGATGATAAAGCAGCTAATGTTGTG GCTTCACTAAAAGCTATTGCAAGTGACTCTGCAAGCAAACCTATAGATCCGCATGATTTTACAAATGATGAATACTCAAAAGTTAAAGGCCCGGAGAAAAGAGGGTATGTTCGATTAGTTGGAAGAATGCCAGCCACAAAAAGTAAAGGTGATTCTTCGACTAATTCACATACTATTCATCAGCTTCAGAGTGTTGTGAACGTTATGATGAACATTATCCAAGAACGTATCCCCGATGCAAACTTGCCTACAGTTCTTAGCAATATGAACATACAG GTCCCCCGCGTCGGTTCTTCGGCTCCTAGCAACTCTTTACCTAGTAACGAATTATCATCTTCAAGAAGTGACGATATTGATGACAGAGCTGAAAACATGTGA